A DNA window from Maribellus comscasis contains the following coding sequences:
- a CDS encoding efflux RND transporter periplasmic adaptor subunit: MKQLNWFFALGALILAGCSTGNSNSEKVVREKGIPVKVSEIGKSINNTDHMYIGTIEESFSVPLSFLVTGTAEKVLVDEGQMVKKGQLLAVLNSESYQNMYQVALSKAKQAEDAYNRLEPMYKKGSLPEIKYVEIKTGLEQAHSLASISEKNLNDCNLYAPADGIVGRRTIEPGMSIIPGNPVFQLVKIDKVNVKIPIPENEISGIQKGQEAYVKVSALGDRHFEGEVTEVGVLSNPLSHTYNIKVVLNNPDKLLKPGMVCKVNISNPSLEERIVIPMSAVQVGKNNSKYVFIANPSSNKITTKIVELGPIASNGVVVNNGLSNGDLLVTEGYQKINENSTIKIIK; this comes from the coding sequence ATGAAACAATTAAATTGGTTTTTTGCCTTAGGCGCATTAATCCTTGCCGGTTGCAGTACCGGAAATTCAAACAGTGAAAAAGTTGTGCGGGAGAAAGGCATTCCTGTTAAAGTTAGTGAAATCGGTAAAAGTATTAATAACACCGATCATATGTATATTGGAACCATTGAAGAATCCTTTTCTGTTCCTCTTAGTTTCTTGGTTACCGGAACTGCAGAAAAAGTCCTTGTGGATGAAGGACAAATGGTAAAAAAAGGCCAGTTACTGGCAGTCCTTAACAGTGAGAGTTATCAAAATATGTATCAGGTTGCATTATCAAAAGCTAAACAGGCTGAGGATGCATATAACCGGCTGGAACCTATGTATAAAAAAGGTAGCCTTCCTGAGATTAAATACGTGGAAATAAAAACCGGTTTAGAGCAAGCTCATTCATTGGCTTCAATTTCAGAAAAAAATCTTAATGATTGTAATCTTTATGCACCTGCTGATGGGATAGTAGGCAGAAGGACGATAGAACCAGGTATGAGTATTATTCCTGGCAACCCGGTTTTTCAATTGGTAAAGATTGACAAAGTAAATGTAAAAATACCTATCCCGGAAAATGAAATTTCCGGAATACAAAAGGGGCAGGAAGCATATGTAAAAGTAAGTGCTTTAGGTGACCGGCATTTTGAAGGAGAGGTAACAGAAGTTGGTGTATTGTCGAACCCTCTTTCTCATACCTATAATATTAAAGTTGTACTAAATAACCCGGACAAGTTATTAAAACCCGGAATGGTCTGTAAAGTAAACATAAGCAATCCATCACTTGAAGAACGGATTGTTATCCCAATGTCCGCTGTTCAGGTTGGAAAGAACAATAGTAAATATGTTTTTATCGCCAATCCTTCATCAAATAAAATTACAACAAAGATTGTTGAATTGGGTCCTATTGCCAGTAACGGAGTAGTAGTAAATAATGGTTTATCTAACGGTGATTTGCTGGTCACCGAAGGCTATCAGAAAATCAATGAAAATTCAACCATTAAAATCATCAAATAG
- a CDS encoding TetR/AcrR family transcriptional regulator, giving the protein MAKPEIKSIIISAATQYFSKFGFYKTTMDEIAKHIHKAKGVLYYHYNSKEELFNEVLKQELSTVKSELQKVVNSDEDALTVLSNYFFKRLELLHESVNYHETLKADFFEKYHFVEEVREDFAAFERNNFYQMLKKGEEEGVLQFNNIDSTVNMLLMLVNSMEVPLFLQNKYSEYIHTIKELAEFLVKGLKS; this is encoded by the coding sequence ATGGCAAAACCAGAAATCAAATCGATAATAATAAGTGCTGCCACTCAGTATTTTTCAAAATTTGGGTTTTATAAAACAACGATGGATGAGATTGCAAAACACATCCATAAAGCAAAGGGAGTTTTATATTATCACTATAATAGCAAGGAAGAATTATTTAACGAAGTATTAAAGCAGGAGCTTAGTACGGTAAAATCTGAGTTACAGAAAGTTGTTAATTCTGATGAAGATGCTTTAACAGTTCTTAGTAACTACTTTTTTAAAAGGCTTGAGTTATTGCATGAATCTGTAAATTACCATGAAACTTTGAAAGCCGATTTTTTTGAAAAATATCATTTTGTGGAGGAAGTGAGGGAAGACTTTGCCGCATTTGAGAGAAATAACTTTTATCAGATGCTCAAAAAAGGTGAGGAAGAGGGTGTATTGCAATTTAATAATATTGACTCAACAGTAAATATGCTATTAATGCTGGTTAATAGCATGGAAGTACCGTTATTTCTGCAAAATAAATATTCTGAGTACATTCATACAATCAAAGAACTTGCAGAATTTCTTGTAAAGGGATTAAAATCTTAA
- a CDS encoding MFS transporter — MKKAKILGLDKNVFFVGLTSFFTDTSVKMIYSVMPLFLLSIGASKASIGLIEGIAESTASLLKAFSGYWSDKIGKNKPFLIIGYGITALVTPLYALAKIPVHVLFLRFFERIGKGVRVAPRDSLISGSVQKDEIGKSFGFHKAMDNSGAIIGPLLAAFLLIIFPFNYANIFLLATIPAIMGVLTIVFFIKEAKSEKKEKNTTKISLKQLPKKFYFFLTIIFVFTLGNSSVSLLLVKTAETGINESYIPFMFMITAIVSVFFAMPIGKLSDRIGREKLIIIGFFVYVVVYYLFGRFNNISIFIFSFALYGFFLALTEGTQKAMISDIVSKDLTGTAYGIYSAILGIALLPASLIAGLLYDKVNSNAPFYFGSVMALLATFLMLAFTIISKMHKE; from the coding sequence ATGAAGAAAGCAAAAATATTAGGATTAGATAAAAATGTGTTTTTTGTTGGATTGACAAGTTTCTTTACCGACACATCGGTTAAAATGATTTATAGTGTGATGCCACTATTCCTATTATCCATTGGAGCATCTAAAGCCTCAATAGGCTTGATTGAAGGAATTGCTGAAAGTACAGCATCTTTGCTTAAAGCATTTTCCGGATATTGGAGCGATAAGATAGGCAAAAACAAACCTTTTCTGATTATTGGATATGGGATTACAGCTTTGGTAACCCCATTATATGCTTTAGCCAAAATTCCAGTCCATGTTTTGTTTCTTCGATTTTTTGAACGCATTGGAAAAGGGGTGAGAGTCGCACCAAGGGATAGTCTTATTAGTGGTTCGGTGCAAAAGGATGAAATAGGTAAAAGTTTTGGATTTCACAAGGCAATGGATAATAGCGGGGCTATTATTGGGCCATTGCTTGCCGCCTTTCTATTAATAATATTTCCATTTAATTACGCTAACATTTTTTTATTGGCAACAATTCCTGCAATTATGGGCGTATTGACTATTGTGTTTTTTATAAAAGAAGCAAAGTCAGAAAAAAAAGAAAAAAACACAACTAAAATCTCCCTAAAACAATTGCCTAAAAAATTCTATTTTTTTCTTACCATCATTTTTGTATTTACCCTTGGAAATTCTTCTGTTTCTTTATTGCTTGTTAAAACTGCAGAAACTGGGATAAATGAATCATATATTCCTTTTATGTTTATGATTACCGCCATAGTATCTGTATTTTTTGCTATGCCTATCGGAAAATTGTCGGATAGAATTGGTCGCGAGAAACTCATTATCATTGGCTTCTTTGTTTATGTAGTAGTGTACTATTTATTTGGTAGGTTTAATAACATTAGTATATTCATATTTTCATTTGCATTATATGGCTTCTTTCTCGCATTGACGGAGGGCACCCAGAAAGCAATGATTTCAGATATTGTAAGTAAGGATTTAACAGGGACAGCTTATGGAATTTATTCTGCAATACTTGGGATTGCTTTATTACCTGCAAGTTTAATTGCAGGTTTATTATATGATAAAGTAAATTCAAATGCACCGTTTTATTTTGGCTCTGTAATGGCGCTATTGGCAACTTTCCTAATGTTAGCATTTACTATCATATCTAAAATGCACAAGGAGTAA